A portion of the Streptomyces erythrochromogenes genome contains these proteins:
- a CDS encoding DUF4132 domain-containing protein → MAWLAAGEGYEIALVEGRVAARSVTGRAAGRQLKTLPKALKDHPEVDRLRRLAEWLDRHAAACVAQVDAWMVSSLPVPTELLARVWPDEAWQNALRDLAVVGDDPGEVGFLRDATTSGELKVVNLDGETVRLSPRTVTLPHPVLLPDLDDVREFAAELGIVQQVEQIHRATWRKPDEVSATATEVRDYAGGVFPTRFGLAARATALGYRVSGGYATCKVRDTGAGSGTEASVWIGEPYYDDETTTGALSWHDEDGRAVPLTKVGPVAWSEGMRMAAALYAGRKIEEGGDA, encoded by the coding sequence ATGGCATGGCTGGCGGCGGGCGAGGGGTACGAGATCGCCCTGGTGGAAGGGCGGGTGGCGGCGAGGTCCGTCACCGGCCGAGCAGCGGGACGGCAGTTGAAGACGCTGCCCAAGGCGCTTAAGGACCATCCCGAGGTGGACCGGCTGCGCCGGCTCGCCGAATGGCTCGACCGGCACGCGGCGGCCTGCGTCGCCCAGGTCGACGCCTGGATGGTGTCCTCGCTGCCCGTGCCGACCGAACTGCTCGCCCGGGTCTGGCCCGACGAGGCCTGGCAGAACGCCCTGCGCGACCTGGCCGTCGTCGGCGACGACCCCGGCGAGGTGGGCTTCCTGCGGGACGCCACCACGTCCGGCGAGCTGAAGGTGGTCAACCTCGACGGCGAGACCGTACGGCTCTCCCCGCGCACGGTGACCCTGCCCCACCCCGTACTGCTGCCCGACCTGGACGACGTACGGGAGTTCGCGGCCGAGCTGGGCATCGTGCAGCAGGTCGAGCAGATCCACCGCGCCACCTGGCGCAAGCCCGACGAGGTCTCCGCCACCGCCACCGAGGTCCGCGACTACGCGGGCGGGGTCTTCCCCACCCGCTTCGGCCTCGCCGCCCGCGCGACCGCCCTCGGCTACCGGGTCTCCGGCGGCTACGCCACCTGCAAGGTCCGCGACACCGGAGCCGGCTCCGGCACGGAGGCGTCGGTGTGGATCGGCGAGCCCTACTACGACGACGAGACCACCACCGGCGCCCTGAGCTGGCACGACGAGGACGGCCGGGCGGTACCGCTGACGAAGGTCGGACCGGTGGCCTGGTCCGAAGGAATGCGAATGGCCGCGGCACTGTACGCCGGGCGCAAGATCGAGGAGGGCGGGGACGCATGA